The genomic stretch CACCTCCAGAGAATGATTTCGACAAACTGGCTGTAGTTGGTCtgccttttgttttttttaatttgagagtCCAAAATATTATTAGGAAATACACCTTCAGCATTTTGAGGATGTTTTAACTCTTCATCTGGTGGCATTTTTTCCAATTCTGCATTAAACTCTGATATAACTTTCATAGCCTTTTGAAATGCTTCTCGCAATCTTGTAGCAAGGTACAACGTGATAGTGGTTTGTGTGGTTACACCACCGTACCTAGAATTTTCAATAACTTCAGGATGATGACACTTTCTTTCATTACCTTGAGTCAACAGTTGAGCTTCTTTAGCATCTTTTAGCCAACGTCTATTTACCAAACAAATTGGCAAACTTCTTCTCTCCAAATTCttcaatgaaataaaaatatgtCTACATGGAATTCCTTTTGTCTCAAGAAAATAGCAATCACATCGCACATCATTCCCTTCGTTGGAGATTAACACTTTGCGCTTTAATCCAGAACCAATATATTTTTTGACCAAATAAAGAGTGTAATCTGGTATCTTATCATCCTTCAGGACAATATAATTATTGCCATGCCGTATCTCCTTTCTTATCCTTGTAAAAATTTCCCTTGTGAAAATTGAAGAAATTTCATCCTCCACACACGGCATAGTTGTCTGGTTCAATACTGGTTCAGTCAAATTAGTTTTGTAGTGTTCTTTCATCTCGTTGTGACGTAACATAGATAAAGCATGGTCAAAGTGTCGTATAAACATCCACAATGGTATTTTATTTTGCAAATCTCTTTTCAAGAATTCATTCATAGATTCGCATCTACTGGTAGCAGTAGCTCCACCAAAATAAATACCACGAAGAAAAGTATCTGCCCACTGCTTTCTTGTGCCATATTGTGATTCCACCCATGCATTTTCTgtcaatctatatttattcaTAGTCGCTTTCCAATTATCCTCCCATTCTTCCTCCTTGTAATgcctatatttttgtaaaaaagaaaaatataaatgttttcatattataattgagagaataagataaaacaccatttaatgtaTTACCTGAAAATAAACTTTTTCAATTCTTGATGGAATGCTATATTGTGTACATGGTGCATTGCATTTTTTAGTATGTGCCACGAGCAAATACGATGTGGAACACCGGGCATAATATTATCCAGTGCTTTGTTCATTGCTTTGTAACCGCTAGTCAAAACTGCTAAAGGCATCTTGCCACCCATGCACTCTAAAAATGTTTCCAATACCCAATCATATGTGGTTGAAGCTCATTATCAAGAAGTGCAGCTCCAAACACACACGTTTTGTCATGATTATTAGACCCAAGTAGTATTACTAATGGCTTTCCGTACCTgttgaacaaaaaattaatatgatattTGAAATTTTACTAAGAAATCGatataagctaaaaaaataaattaaaaatacttATTGGTTTTGTAAGTAGAATCAAAAGCCAAACAATCACCAAATAACTGGTAATCAACTTGGGAAGTCCCGTCAGACCAGAATAAATTTGTCAATCTATTTTCTTTATCTACATCATACTTGTAGAAAAACATGTTGTCCGACCCTTTTTTGCTTCGAGATAACCCATTGCTGTGGACGTGTCAAAATCATCCCAAGTTGAATATTTTTTACAAATTCCCTTGTACAAGTCATCTTTGATAC from Humulus lupulus chromosome 5, drHumLupu1.1, whole genome shotgun sequence encodes the following:
- the LOC133779557 gene encoding protein FAR1-RELATED SEQUENCE 5-like, encoding MTSYENGLEAEQEDTKTLSFEHEVDPAGGTRLEETNDEDVPKDNVECGINKEWIEPDIVQWRSLLQFLDIDKEPEHIQFLDFEGKEFVSIEQAESFYFLYAKMMGFSVRKKLKREDKKGILHIRSWVCSNEGFREQKYCNLDNRCKEACALTRMGCNAEFRINLNRETNRWITKCFNNHHNHKFAFFREKPFLRSNIIFRDEMREQVMPMKRARIKTSQIWTYMVEVHDGWENMGCIKDDLYKGICKKYSTWDDFDTSTAMGYLEAKKGRTTCFSTSMMYGKPLVILLGSNNHDKTCVFGAALLDNELQPHMIGHYKEEEWEDNWKATMNKYRLTENAWVESQYGTRKQWADTFLRGIYFGGATATSRCESMNEFLKRDLQNKIPLWMFIRHFDHALSMLRHNEMKEHYKTNLTEPVLNQTTMPCVEDEISSIFTREIFTRIRKEIRHGNNYIVLKDDKIPDYTLYLVKKYIGSGLKRKVLISNEGNDVRCDCYFLETKGIPCRHIFISLKNLERRSLPICLVNRRWLKDAKEAQLLTQGNERKCHHPEVIENSRYGGVTTQTTITLYLATRLREAFQKAMKVISEFNAELEKMPPDEELKHPQNAEGVFPNNILDSQIKKNKRQTNYSQFVEIILWRCKEEKTKKIAITLQVLW